A stretch of the Muntiacus reevesi chromosome 8, mMunRee1.1, whole genome shotgun sequence genome encodes the following:
- the LOC136173092 gene encoding keratin-associated protein 10-8-like, giving the protein MAASTLSVCSSDLSYDCPESCCEPSCCAPSCCAPAPRLTLLCAPVSCESSPCCQPVCSSSCPTLGCQQSSCQPSCCTSSPCQQACCEPVCCRPVCCTPVCCTPVCCTPVCYEASPCSISSCCQPSSCQSSCCTSSPCQQACCEPVCCRPVCCEASPCSAPSSCCRPSSSVSLLCRPVCRPACCVPASSCQPSCCRPASSVSLLCQPACSRPACCVPALALGPCC; this is encoded by the coding sequence ATGGCCGCCTCCACCCTATCCGTCTGCTCCAGCGACCTGAGCTATGACTGTCCAGAGAGCTGCTGTGAGCCCTCCTGCTGTGCCCCCAGCTGCTGCGCCCCAGCCCCCCGCCTGACCCTCCTCTGTGCCCCAGTGAGCTGCGAGTCCAGTCCCTGCTGCCAGCCAGTCTGCAGCAGCTCCTGCCCGACCTTGGGCTGCCAGCAGTCTAGCTGCCAGCCCTCCTGCTGCACCTCCTCCCCCTGCCAGCAGGCCTGCTGTGAGCCCGTCTGCTGCAGGCCTGTCTGTTGCACACCTGTCTGTTGCACACCTGTCTGTTGCACACCTGTGTGCTATGAAGCCTCCCCCTGTTCTATCTCCTCATGCTGCCAGCCGTCTAGCTGCCAGTCCTCCTGCTGCACCTCCTCCCCCTGCCAGCAGGCCTGCTGTGAGCCCGTCTGCTGCAGGCCCGTGTGCTGTGAGGCCTCCCCCTGCTCAGCCCCCTCGTCCTGCTGCAGACCCTCCTCCTCCGTGTCCCTGCTTTGCCGCCCCGTGTGCCGCCCTGCCTGCTGCGTGCCTGCCTCCTCCTGCCAGCCCAGCTGCTGTCGCCCGGCCTCCTCTGTGTCCCTGCTCTGCCAGCCCGCATGCTCCCGCCCGGCCTGCTGTGTCCCCGCCTTGGCCCTGGGGCCCTGCTGCTGA
- the LOC136173091 gene encoding keratin-associated protein 10-8, whose amino-acid sequence MADTCCSRTCVVAASTLSVCSSDLSCGNWVSSPSACIGSSWQVDDCQETCCEPPCCTPSCCAPAPRLTLICAPVSCESSPCCQAACSSSSPCQQACCVSVCCRPISCTPVSCRPVCCRPVSCAPVCCRPVCCRSVCCRPISCAPVCCRPICCRPVCCTSVCCTPLCCRPVCCEASPCSAPSSCCRPSSSVSLLCHPVCRPACWIPASSCQPSCCHPASSLSLLCQPSCSSPAC is encoded by the coding sequence ATGGCTGACACCTGCTGTTCCAGGACTTGTGTTGTTGCTGCATCCACCTTGTCTGTCTGCTCCAGCGACTTGAGCTGTGGCAACTGGGTCAGCTCACCCAGTGCCTGCATCGGCTCCTCCTGGCAGGTGGATGATTGCCAGGAGACCTGCTGCGAGCCCCCCTGCTGTACCCCCAGCTGCTGTGCCCCAGCCCCGCGCCTGACCCTCATCTGTGCTCCAGTGAGCTGCGAGTCCAGTCCCTGCTGCCAAGCAGCCTGCAGCAGCTCCTCTCCCTGCCAGCAGGCCTGCTGTGTATCTGTCTGCTGCAGGCCCATCTCTTGTACACCTGTCTCCTGCAGGCCTGTGTGCTGCAGGCCAGTCTCTTGCGCACCTGTGTGCTGCAGGCCTGTCTGCTGCAGGTCTGTCTGCTGCAGGCCCATCTCTTGTGCACCTGTATGCTGCAGGCCCATCTGCTGCAGGCCCGTCTGCTGCACATCTGTCTGTTGCACACCTCTCTGCTGCAGGCCTGTGTGCTGTGAGGCCTCCCCCTGCTCAGCCCCCTCATCTTGCTGCAGACCCTCCTCCTCCGTGTCCCTCCTCTGCCACCCCGTGTGCCGCCCCGCCTGCTGGATCCCCGCCTCCTCCTGCCAGCCCAGCTGCTGCCACCCGGCCTCCTCTCTGTCCCTCCTCTGCCAACCCTCATGCTCCAGCCCAGCCTGCTGA